A stretch of Bacillus pseudomycoides DNA encodes these proteins:
- a CDS encoding anti-sigma factor domain-containing protein, translating to MNKGIVMDIKKHSVVVLTPDGEFITFKRKSHSYMIGEEISFNEQEQRVPRFSIPSFLKPASLLVACFLCVFLFFYNQPEEKAFAYVSIDINPSLEASVTKDLRVIDLRACNDDGKRILKEMKRWKNEPLQDVVRIIVKQSQEDGYLTNDKQVMLTAVTKDKSLEPQLEKTMQELKKEYETKHVTVVYQSSTMQVRENAKKAGVSTGVYIKQENEKKKLLTPLAPPSNQEEHPQEIHSQPKSSSDASSDLSPVKEERYEKQEQIEQKQSQEQEPQQSKGNNGHQQENNGKEYKQENKESQQENNGKECKQENKESQQENNGKEYKQENKESQQENNGKGYKQENKEPQQENNGKGYKQENKESQQENKGNINENNGHKKEDKNVPDTQHQGKEKKNP from the coding sequence ATGAATAAAGGGATTGTGATGGATATAAAAAAACATAGCGTAGTTGTTTTAACTCCGGATGGAGAGTTTATTACGTTTAAAAGAAAATCGCACTCTTATATGATTGGAGAGGAAATCTCGTTTAACGAACAAGAACAAAGAGTACCGCGTTTTTCAATCCCTTCTTTCTTAAAGCCTGCATCACTACTTGTTGCTTGTTTTCTATGTGTGTTTCTGTTTTTCTACAACCAACCGGAAGAAAAAGCATTCGCTTATGTCTCAATTGATATTAATCCCAGTTTAGAGGCGAGCGTAACAAAGGATCTTCGTGTTATAGATTTGCGAGCTTGTAATGATGATGGAAAGCGCATTTTAAAAGAAATGAAACGATGGAAAAATGAACCTTTGCAAGACGTAGTACGTATCATTGTAAAGCAAAGTCAAGAGGATGGATACTTAACGAATGACAAGCAAGTTATGCTAACAGCTGTTACAAAGGACAAGTCGCTAGAACCACAGTTGGAAAAGACTATGCAAGAATTAAAGAAAGAGTATGAGACAAAACATGTTACAGTCGTATATCAAAGCAGTACGATGCAAGTGCGAGAGAATGCCAAGAAAGCAGGAGTCAGCACAGGCGTCTATATAAAGCAAGAGAATGAGAAGAAGAAATTGCTTACTCCTCTTGCACCGCCGTCTAATCAGGAGGAACACCCTCAGGAGATACATTCGCAACCAAAGTCATCATCCGATGCATCATCGGATTTGTCTCCTGTAAAAGAAGAAAGATATGAGAAGCAAGAGCAAATAGAACAAAAGCAATCCCAGGAACAGGAACCCCAGCAATCAAAAGGAAATAATGGGCATCAGCAAGAAAACAACGGAAAAGAGTATAAACAAGAAAATAAAGAGTCTCAGCAAGAAAACAATGGAAAAGAGTGTAAACAAGAAAATAAAGAGTCTCAGCAAGAAAACAACGGAAAAGAGTATAAACAAGAAAATAAAGAGTCTCAGCAAGAAAACAACGGTAAAGGATATAAACAAGAAAATAAAGAACCTCAGCAAGAAAACAACGGTAAAGGATATAAACAAGAAAATAAAGAGTCTCAGCAAGAAAATAAAGGCAATATAAACGAAAACAACGGGCATAAAAAAGAGGACAAAAACGTTCCTGACACGCAACATCAGGGGAAAGAAAAGAAAAATCCATAG
- a CDS encoding ABC transporter permease, translating to MSIETLWSDRFQKHLQNSMMYFFRMISGLLYSFIFISCIGAYYYAKFLKTSPSKGISLLLITIVLTIVITRCKVRTFIQKPDAVYLLALEEKLTSYFKQSLLYNYVMQLFPLLFIFLIIIPLAMQSLQVTVPFLCTIFFILLLVKGWNIYIHWIWRDHNNSHIWFIIRFACNALILYMLFQSVSVFLLGSMLMLLILILVYTAKQPAKRIGWEYIIEQEEQMDIRFYQFANFFTDVPQLKKQVKQRKWLTTWLEPILHKKQSTFLYLNTLSFLRANDYFGIYIRLTAIGSFILYFVPNVFAKGAITCCLLYMTSMQLRSLWKCFLGNNIVTLYPISHDTRINQFLILVFSLAVVQIAVFSIIIFASLQQFLPVLSTIIVSIFFIKFIIVPKTKKRISSSEI from the coding sequence ATGTCAATTGAAACACTATGGAGTGATCGCTTTCAAAAACATCTTCAAAACAGCATGATGTATTTTTTTCGGATGATTAGTGGTTTATTATATAGCTTCATCTTTATCTCGTGTATCGGTGCTTATTATTACGCCAAGTTTTTAAAAACATCTCCTTCTAAAGGAATCTCATTATTACTAATCACAATTGTACTTACAATCGTTATAACTAGATGTAAGGTTCGTACATTTATCCAAAAGCCTGACGCTGTCTATTTACTAGCACTTGAAGAGAAATTAACATCTTATTTCAAACAATCTCTTCTTTATAATTATGTCATGCAGCTGTTTCCATTGCTGTTTATATTTCTTATCATCATCCCATTGGCGATGCAATCATTACAAGTAACTGTACCTTTTTTATGTACAATCTTTTTTATCTTACTGCTTGTTAAGGGGTGGAATATATACATTCATTGGATATGGCGTGATCACAATAACAGCCACATTTGGTTTATCATTCGATTCGCTTGTAATGCACTGATTCTTTATATGCTTTTTCAATCCGTATCAGTTTTTCTATTAGGGTCTATGCTAATGCTTCTGATCTTAATACTTGTTTATACAGCGAAACAACCAGCAAAACGAATCGGATGGGAATATATCATTGAGCAAGAAGAACAAATGGACATACGCTTTTACCAATTTGCCAACTTTTTCACCGATGTCCCGCAGCTAAAAAAACAAGTCAAACAAAGAAAATGGCTAACAACTTGGCTAGAACCTATATTACATAAAAAACAATCTACCTTTTTATATTTGAACACTTTATCATTTTTACGTGCAAATGATTATTTTGGTATATATATTCGATTGACTGCCATTGGTTCTTTCATTTTATATTTCGTACCGAATGTATTTGCAAAAGGCGCTATTACTTGTTGTCTCTTATATATGACCTCTATGCAATTGCGCTCCTTATGGAAATGTTTTTTAGGAAATAATATTGTAACATTATATCCTATCTCACACGACACACGAATAAATCAATTTCTCATTCTTGTATTTTCATTAGCAGTCGTTCAGATAGCGGTATTTTCCATTATTATATTTGCTTCACTACAGCAGTTTTTACCTGTTCTTTCAACTATTATAGTCAGCATATTTTTTATTAAATTTATTATCGTACCAAAAACCAAAAAACGAATTTCTTCATCGGAAATTTAA
- a CDS encoding glycosyltransferase, with protein sequence MEKKIQQETDNSKPVFYDPKGRRKIAFSWFLCISIVSVSIVFYFFFRSIFSTPEIPNMNPSVKQDTKLVPINQKLSDQQLKKEEFKSPNTEIKNNKNSEKLTDSGEQPKEVYGFYVNWDENSTASLKENIDSLTMLVPEWYHLKADLTISSEIKPDIVKLAKKNHVKIMPLLTNYTQEASGPDSKLVHKLLNAPDNVQTKFINDLVKRIEENQFAGINIDFESIPEGDRDKLTNFMKELTTVFHKHHLLVTQDVPANDKAFDYGALAKVIDRMIVMMYDEHYGAGKPGPIASNKWFEHTLNDLNIPSEKLIVAFGNYGYDWEVNSKKTAEPLTFSEVMKMAHDSNIKIQWDKISGNPYFRYKKGAKEHTAWFLDGVTLYNQVKIAMNNNAKGFALWRLGAEDPTVWKALKDPIEVQKNPDALHKIASLDEVNYSGQGEILQIENERQNGLRDFKVGKEGYLTDEVYQSLPSAYQVQRYGKPKGKQVVLTFDDGPDPKYTPEILDILKEHKVKAAFFVLGENAQLNPSLVKRMYDEGHEIGNHTYKHPNVADTSLLRTKVELNTTQRLIQEITGHSTVLFRPPYEADVELDSPNEILPILRAQNMNYTMVAEKVDPEDWATPSTNELVKRAVNPIYKGEGNVILLHDAGGNRTHTVEALPIIIKDLKKHGYSFVTISDLMDKERDEVMPPVSSEGKQYLLYNKAVFSGAGYSKHILTTIFYIAIGLGIFRFLFLIYFAFKQKRKTRSRLFTNSSYQPFVSVVIAAYNEEKVIAKTIRSVLDSDYRDFEVIVVDDGSKDGTSKVIQEAFHKHPKVRLIQKENGGKSSAMNFGFQKSKGEIIVTLDADTIIAQDAISLMIRHFEDHNVAAVSGNVKVGNRRNLLTTWQHVEYITGFNLERRAFDELDCITVVPGAIGAWRKKNVVESGYLSEDTLAEDTDLTITFLRQGHRIVYEEKAYAYTESPEDVKSLIKQRYRWSYGTLQCLWKHRKALFNPKHKTLGFVALPNMWLFQYILQFIAPLADILMIMGLFGSNPLKVLGFYLVFFLMDLLASLFAFKLEKENPKPLAWLILQRFIYRQFMTYVVIKSVFSSIRGVAVGWNKLKRMGSVKHSSEHNEAS encoded by the coding sequence ATGGAGAAAAAAATTCAACAAGAGACAGATAACTCAAAACCCGTTTTTTATGATCCTAAAGGAAGAAGAAAAATCGCTTTCAGTTGGTTTCTATGTATCTCAATAGTTAGCGTAAGTATTGTATTTTATTTTTTCTTTCGAAGTATTTTTTCAACACCAGAAATTCCAAATATGAATCCTTCTGTAAAGCAAGATACTAAACTTGTACCTATTAATCAAAAACTCAGCGACCAGCAGTTAAAGAAGGAAGAATTCAAATCTCCTAATACCGAAATAAAGAATAATAAAAATTCAGAAAAATTAACAGACAGTGGCGAACAACCTAAAGAAGTTTATGGTTTTTATGTAAACTGGGATGAAAATAGTACTGCTTCTTTAAAAGAAAATATCGATTCATTAACCATGTTAGTACCAGAATGGTATCACTTAAAAGCAGACTTAACAATTAGTAGTGAGATTAAGCCTGACATTGTAAAGTTAGCAAAAAAAAATCATGTGAAAATTATGCCTTTACTTACTAACTATACGCAAGAAGCTTCTGGTCCTGATAGTAAACTTGTTCATAAGTTACTGAATGCTCCAGATAATGTACAGACAAAGTTTATTAATGATTTAGTAAAGCGAATTGAAGAGAATCAATTTGCGGGTATTAATATTGACTTTGAGTCAATACCTGAAGGCGATAGAGATAAATTAACAAATTTCATGAAAGAACTTACTACGGTCTTTCATAAACATCATTTGCTCGTAACGCAAGATGTCCCAGCTAATGATAAGGCCTTTGATTATGGTGCATTAGCCAAAGTAATAGATCGTATGATTGTAATGATGTATGATGAGCACTATGGAGCAGGGAAACCAGGACCAATTGCTTCAAATAAATGGTTTGAACATACGCTCAATGATCTAAACATTCCCTCCGAGAAACTTATAGTTGCTTTTGGTAACTATGGATATGATTGGGAAGTAAATAGCAAAAAAACTGCGGAGCCTTTAACTTTCTCAGAAGTTATGAAAATGGCTCATGATTCAAATATAAAAATTCAATGGGATAAGATCAGTGGGAACCCTTATTTTCGATATAAAAAAGGAGCGAAAGAACATACTGCTTGGTTCTTAGATGGTGTTACTCTTTATAATCAAGTAAAAATCGCAATGAACAATAATGCAAAGGGGTTTGCATTATGGAGACTAGGAGCAGAAGATCCTACTGTATGGAAAGCTTTAAAAGATCCTATTGAAGTACAAAAAAATCCTGATGCATTACATAAAATCGCTAGTTTAGATGAAGTAAATTATTCTGGACAAGGCGAAATTTTACAGATTGAGAATGAAAGGCAAAATGGATTGAGAGATTTTAAAGTAGGCAAAGAAGGTTATCTTACAGATGAAGTGTACCAATCACTACCATCTGCATATCAAGTGCAGCGCTATGGAAAACCAAAAGGAAAACAAGTAGTACTAACATTTGATGATGGACCAGATCCTAAATACACACCGGAAATTCTAGATATATTAAAAGAGCATAAAGTAAAAGCAGCCTTTTTTGTACTTGGTGAAAACGCCCAACTAAATCCTAGTCTTGTTAAAAGAATGTACGATGAAGGGCATGAAATTGGCAATCATACCTACAAGCATCCTAATGTAGCTGATACGTCTTTACTACGAACAAAAGTAGAACTGAATACAACTCAGCGCCTGATTCAGGAAATAACTGGACACTCTACAGTTTTATTTAGGCCACCATATGAAGCAGATGTTGAGCTGGATTCACCAAATGAAATATTGCCGATTTTGCGCGCACAAAATATGAACTATACCATGGTGGCAGAAAAAGTTGATCCTGAGGACTGGGCGACACCATCAACAAATGAATTGGTAAAGCGTGCTGTTAATCCCATTTATAAGGGGGAAGGTAATGTTATTCTTCTTCATGATGCAGGAGGAAATCGTACCCATACAGTAGAGGCGCTGCCAATTATTATTAAAGACCTTAAAAAACATGGATATAGTTTTGTAACAATTTCAGATTTAATGGATAAAGAACGAGATGAAGTAATGCCTCCCGTTTCTTCTGAGGGTAAGCAATATTTACTTTACAACAAAGCTGTTTTTTCAGGAGCGGGGTATTCTAAGCACATATTAACAACTATTTTTTATATTGCTATTGGATTAGGTATTTTCCGATTCCTATTTTTAATTTATTTTGCATTCAAGCAAAAAAGGAAAACAAGATCTCGCTTATTTACTAATTCGTCTTACCAACCTTTCGTTAGTGTTGTGATAGCAGCATATAATGAAGAGAAGGTTATAGCCAAGACGATTCGCTCAGTTTTGGATAGTGATTATAGAGATTTTGAAGTTATTGTTGTTGATGACGGATCGAAAGATGGTACGTCAAAAGTAATTCAAGAAGCATTCCATAAACATCCTAAAGTTCGTTTAATTCAGAAGGAAAACGGTGGAAAATCATCCGCAATGAATTTTGGATTTCAAAAATCAAAAGGAGAAATCATTGTTACTTTAGATGCGGATACTATTATTGCACAAGATGCTATTTCTCTAATGATTAGACACTTTGAGGATCATAATGTAGCGGCAGTTTCAGGCAATGTCAAAGTGGGAAATAGACGAAATTTGTTAACTACTTGGCAACATGTTGAATACATTACAGGATTTAATTTAGAACGCAGAGCCTTTGATGAGTTGGATTGTATCACGGTAGTTCCTGGAGCTATTGGAGCATGGCGTAAAAAGAATGTAGTTGAATCTGGATATTTAAGCGAAGATACACTTGCAGAAGATACGGATCTTACTATAACATTCTTACGTCAAGGGCATCGAATTGTATATGAAGAAAAAGCATATGCTTATACGGAGTCGCCTGAAGATGTGAAAAGTCTCATTAAACAACGATATCGTTGGTCGTATGGTACACTCCAATGCCTTTGGAAACATCGAAAAGCATTGTTTAACCCAAAGCATAAAACATTAGGGTTTGTTGCATTACCTAATATGTGGTTATTCCAATATATTCTGCAATTCATTGCCCCTTTAGCAGATATATTAATGATTATGGGGCTATTTGGTAGCAATCCGCTAAAAGTTTTAGGATTTTATCTTGTATTCTTTCTAATGGATCTTCTTGCTTCTCTTTTTGCATTTAAATTAGAGAAAGAGAATCCTAAACCATTAGCCTGGTTAATTTTACAACGCTTTATTTATCGTCAATTTATGACTTATGTTGTAATTAAATCTGTATTTTCATCTATTCGAGGGGTAGCGGTAGGATGGAATAAACTAAAGAGAATGGGGAGTGTTAAGCATTCCTCTGAACATAATGAGGCATCATAA
- a CDS encoding amino acid permease, whose translation MQQKKWGFWVLTAFVVGNMVGAGIFMVPSTLAQTASPLGVTLAWLTTGFGVLMLALVFGNLAIRRPDLTTGPQSHAYALFSSPKKKKMAGFSIVWGYWVANWASNVAIITSFAGYLSLFFPIMKDTRILFSIGSFDVEVGKLITFFICSCLLWGTHMILTNGVNGAGKLNFLATTTKVTGFLLFIVVTLFAFQASKFGQWYTPMIDKEGVSHGLLSQVNLAALTTLWAFIGIESAVLLSNRAKSPKTVKHATVAGLLITVAIYLGITILTMGVLHIDKLQASERPLADALNAAMGHGGGKLMALLALTSLFGSILGWILLSSEVPYQAAKEGFFPSFFAKTNKKGSPIYSLRLTNIMSQVFLFSTLSGTIAEAYTFVITVSTLAYLIPYLVSPIFQLKLVATGETYKNEMGSRIIDGIVAFIALCYALWVIKTGASDIKTFLLGIGLFVIGFAFYPLMNRDKTRNKKNKNGQVA comes from the coding sequence ATGCAACAAAAAAAATGGGGCTTTTGGGTACTGACAGCATTTGTTGTCGGCAATATGGTTGGCGCTGGTATTTTCATGGTGCCTAGTACATTAGCACAAACAGCAAGCCCACTCGGTGTTACATTAGCTTGGTTAACAACAGGGTTTGGTGTTTTAATGCTAGCTCTTGTTTTCGGTAATTTGGCAATTCGTCGTCCTGATTTAACAACAGGACCACAAAGTCATGCATATGCTTTATTCTCATCACCAAAAAAGAAAAAAATGGCTGGTTTCAGCATAGTTTGGGGCTACTGGGTCGCAAACTGGGCAAGTAATGTTGCTATTATTACATCTTTTGCAGGTTATTTATCACTCTTCTTCCCTATTATGAAAGATACACGTATCTTATTTTCAATCGGCTCTTTCGATGTGGAAGTTGGAAAACTGATTACATTTTTCATCTGTTCTTGCTTACTATGGGGAACACATATGATTTTAACAAACGGTGTAAACGGAGCCGGGAAATTAAACTTCCTAGCAACAACAACGAAGGTGACTGGATTCCTTCTATTTATCGTTGTTACTTTGTTTGCATTTCAAGCTTCTAAATTTGGACAATGGTACACACCAATGATTGATAAAGAAGGCGTGTCACATGGACTGCTTTCACAAGTGAATTTAGCTGCTCTTACAACACTTTGGGCATTTATCGGTATTGAATCAGCCGTTCTTTTATCAAACCGTGCGAAATCACCAAAAACGGTAAAGCATGCAACTGTAGCTGGATTATTAATAACTGTTGCCATTTATTTAGGAATTACAATTTTAACAATGGGTGTTCTTCACATCGATAAACTACAAGCATCTGAACGTCCATTAGCTGATGCATTAAATGCTGCAATGGGCCACGGCGGTGGAAAATTAATGGCACTGCTTGCCCTTACTTCCCTATTCGGTTCTATCTTAGGCTGGATTTTATTAAGTTCAGAAGTACCGTATCAAGCAGCAAAAGAGGGTTTCTTCCCTTCCTTCTTTGCAAAAACAAATAAAAAAGGAAGTCCTATTTACTCATTACGATTAACAAACATTATGTCACAAGTATTCTTATTCTCAACATTATCAGGGACAATTGCTGAGGCCTATACATTCGTTATTACTGTCTCAACCTTAGCTTACTTAATCCCTTATCTCGTTTCACCGATCTTCCAATTAAAACTTGTTGCAACTGGTGAAACATATAAAAATGAAATGGGCTCACGAATTATAGATGGTATTGTCGCATTCATTGCCCTTTGCTATGCACTATGGGTGATTAAAACCGGAGCCTCAGATATAAAAACATTCCTCCTTGGAATCGGCTTATTTGTAATTGGCTTTGCCTTTTATCCATTAATGAATCGTGATAAGACGCGAAATAAAAAAAATAAAAACGGGCAAGTTGCATAA